A genomic stretch from Mycobacterium cookii includes:
- a CDS encoding TylF/MycF/NovP-related O-methyltransferase, whose amino-acid sequence MTDRDAPSLYLDRIRRELTRYGMRERMPAEWSLRRRLLVKTYGTVAPIVMRINPFGERKRDLGLDWPAEAETMIGMQRLTSLQHCVETVLADDIPGDLVECGVWRGGAAILMRAVLSAYEDKTRCVWLADSFEGVPLPDPANESPGLLAKINKLLVPEIYAGILAVPETEVRANFERYGLLDDQVRFLPGWFKDTLPNAPIDRIAVLRLDGDLYDSTMESLDALYPRLSPRGFCIIDDYALPGCRQAVTDYRAKHDVSAEIVDIDGLGALWRK is encoded by the coding sequence GTGACCGATCGCGACGCCCCATCGCTGTACCTCGACCGGATCCGACGCGAACTCACCAGGTATGGGATGCGTGAGCGCATGCCCGCTGAGTGGTCACTGCGGCGACGCCTCCTCGTGAAAACCTATGGCACCGTTGCGCCTATCGTCATGCGTATCAACCCGTTCGGTGAGCGCAAACGCGACCTGGGCCTGGACTGGCCTGCGGAAGCCGAGACGATGATTGGCATGCAGCGACTCACCAGTCTGCAGCATTGCGTGGAAACGGTACTGGCCGACGACATCCCGGGTGACCTGGTCGAATGTGGAGTGTGGCGCGGAGGGGCTGCAATCCTGATGCGCGCGGTCCTGTCAGCCTACGAGGATAAGACGCGATGCGTGTGGCTAGCTGATTCGTTCGAGGGCGTGCCACTCCCGGACCCCGCAAACGAAAGCCCTGGCCTGCTCGCCAAAATCAATAAACTGCTGGTGCCGGAGATCTATGCGGGCATACTGGCGGTCCCGGAAACGGAAGTCAGGGCAAACTTCGAGCGTTATGGGCTGCTAGACGACCAGGTCCGCTTTCTTCCCGGCTGGTTCAAAGACACGCTGCCCAATGCCCCGATTGATCGCATTGCCGTGTTGAGGCTTGATGGCGACCTCTACGACTCCACGATGGAATCGCTCGACGCGCTCTACCCGCGACTGTCCCCCAGGGGCTTCTGCATCATTGATGACTACGCGCTTCCGGGGTGTCGGCAAGCTGTCACGGACTACCGCGCAAAACACGATGTATCCGCGGAGATCGTTGACATAGACGGGCTTGGTGCCCTCTGGCGCAAGTAA